In one window of Rhodopseudomonas palustris HaA2 DNA:
- a CDS encoding TonB-dependent receptor domain-containing protein: MSLPFKRALLLGSAAVVAFESLPAPQAFAQTTLPEVTVTAPSPIVRRHTTPPARPATRVAAPARQRGAAPAETQPVVAQPAPALPGTLPIVTDQFATVTVVPNEEIRRNGGGTLGDLLNNKPGITGSSYAPGGASRPIIRGLDVNRVNIIENGIGSNGASDLGEDHFVPIDPLATNQVEVIRGPATLRYGSTAIGGVVSATNNRIPDALPPCAQPFQSYGLPVNAPAALGGSAGCMNAEVRSAVSSVDRGVEGAVLLDAAGNNVAVHADVYGRNTRDYNVPSYPYADAGIPFNGRQTNSASQASGASIGGSYLFHGGFIGASVTQNNSIYHIPGPEGVELGTKIDAKQTKFNAKGEYRPDAAAIDAIRFWVGATDYKHNEIGLADAADPTSGGVRQTFTNREQEGRLEVQLTPFNAGFAAVTTAVGVQASHQELTAPSPDDPTSPLNGLFDPNKNTKVAGYVFNELQFTNTTKAQVAGRIEHVELSGSSPSSVPEIFDLNTDPNAIGAATSRNLSFTPKSFSLGLIQALPWGLSASITGQYVERAPKPAELFSRGGHDATATFDIGNPNLKMETAKSVEVGLRRADGPFRFEITGYYTQFSGFIYRRLTGNTCEDGACIVGTGLELNQAIYSQRDATFKGGEFQSQLDVAQFYGGTWGIENQVDVVRATFADGTNVPRIPPVRLGGGLFWRDANWLMRVNLLHAFAQNNVADIAETTTPGYNLLKAEISYRTKLNPNVWGAQEMLVGLVGNNLLNEDIRNSVSYSKDNVLMPGIGVRAFANLKF, encoded by the coding sequence ATGTCACTCCCGTTCAAACGCGCGCTCCTGCTCGGAAGCGCTGCCGTCGTCGCCTTCGAAAGTCTGCCTGCCCCACAGGCCTTCGCGCAAACCACCCTGCCCGAGGTGACCGTCACCGCGCCGAGCCCGATCGTGCGCCGCCACACCACCCCGCCGGCCCGCCCCGCGACCCGCGTGGCCGCGCCCGCGCGGCAGCGCGGAGCCGCTCCGGCCGAAACGCAGCCCGTCGTCGCCCAGCCGGCTCCGGCGCTGCCCGGTACGCTGCCGATCGTCACCGACCAGTTCGCCACCGTCACCGTGGTGCCGAACGAGGAGATCCGGCGCAATGGCGGCGGCACGCTCGGCGATCTGCTGAACAACAAGCCGGGCATCACCGGCTCGAGCTACGCACCGGGCGGCGCCAGCCGGCCGATCATCCGCGGTCTCGACGTCAATCGCGTCAACATCATCGAGAACGGCATCGGCAGCAACGGCGCCTCCGATCTCGGCGAAGACCATTTCGTGCCGATCGACCCGCTCGCGACCAACCAGGTCGAGGTGATCCGCGGCCCGGCGACGCTGCGCTACGGCTCGACCGCGATCGGCGGCGTGGTCAGCGCCACCAACAACCGGATTCCCGACGCGTTGCCGCCCTGCGCGCAACCGTTCCAGAGCTACGGCCTGCCGGTGAACGCGCCCGCGGCGCTCGGCGGCTCGGCCGGCTGCATGAACGCCGAGGTCCGCAGCGCCGTGAGTTCGGTCGATCGCGGCGTCGAAGGCGCCGTGCTGCTGGACGCCGCCGGCAACAATGTCGCGGTCCATGCCGACGTCTACGGCCGCAACACCCGCGACTACAACGTACCGAGCTACCCGTATGCCGATGCCGGCATTCCGTTCAACGGGCGCCAGACCAACTCGGCCTCGCAGGCGAGCGGGGCGTCGATCGGCGGCTCGTATCTGTTCCACGGCGGCTTCATCGGTGCGTCGGTCACGCAGAACAACTCGATCTACCACATCCCCGGCCCCGAGGGAGTGGAACTGGGCACAAAGATCGACGCCAAGCAGACCAAGTTCAACGCCAAGGGCGAGTATCGTCCCGACGCCGCCGCGATCGACGCGATCCGGTTCTGGGTCGGCGCCACCGACTACAAGCACAACGAGATCGGCCTCGCCGATGCCGCCGACCCGACCAGCGGCGGTGTGCGTCAGACCTTCACCAACCGCGAGCAGGAAGGCCGGCTCGAAGTTCAGCTGACGCCGTTCAACGCCGGCTTCGCGGCGGTGACCACGGCGGTCGGCGTCCAGGCCAGCCATCAGGAACTGACTGCGCCCAGCCCCGACGATCCGACCAGCCCGCTGAACGGACTGTTCGATCCCAACAAGAACACCAAGGTCGCCGGCTACGTCTTCAACGAACTGCAGTTCACCAATACCACCAAGGCGCAGGTCGCCGGCCGGATCGAGCACGTCGAACTGTCGGGATCATCACCCTCCTCGGTGCCGGAGATCTTCGACCTCAACACCGATCCCAATGCGATCGGCGCCGCCACCTCGCGCAACCTGTCCTTCACGCCGAAGAGCTTCAGCCTCGGCCTGATCCAGGCGCTGCCATGGGGCCTGTCGGCCAGCATCACCGGGCAATATGTCGAGCGCGCCCCGAAGCCCGCCGAATTGTTCTCGCGCGGCGGCCACGACGCCACCGCGACCTTCGACATCGGCAATCCCAATCTGAAGATGGAGACGGCGAAGTCGGTCGAAGTCGGCCTGCGCCGGGCGGACGGCCCGTTCCGGTTCGAGATCACCGGCTACTACACCCAGTTCAGCGGCTTCATCTATCGCCGGCTGACCGGCAACACGTGCGAGGACGGCGCGTGTATCGTCGGCACTGGCCTCGAACTGAACCAGGCGATCTATTCGCAGCGCGACGCCACCTTCAAGGGCGGTGAATTCCAGAGCCAGCTCGACGTCGCGCAGTTCTACGGCGGCACCTGGGGCATCGAGAACCAGGTCGACGTGGTACGCGCCACCTTCGCCGACGGCACCAACGTGCCGCGGATTCCCCCGGTGCGCCTCGGCGGCGGCCTGTTCTGGCGCGACGCCAACTGGCTGATGCGGGTCAACCTGCTGCACGCCTTCGCGCAGAACAACGTCGCCGACATCGCCGAGACGACGACGCCCGGCTACAATCTGCTGAAGGCCGAGATCAGCTACCGCACCAAGCTCAACCCCAACGTCTGGGGCGCACAGGAAATGCTGGTCGGCCTGGTCGGCAACAATCTGCTCAACGAGGACATCCGCAACTCGGTGTCCTACAGCAAGGACAACGTGCTGATGCCCGGTATCGGCGTGCGCGCGTTCGCGAATCTGAAGTTCTGA
- a CDS encoding GNAT family N-acetyltransferase, translating into MTDLSLTILPESPNHAQLIERLHERTFGPGRFVLSAYRLREHIDHINALSFTAWIGTLLVGSVRQLPILVGDTPALLLGPLTVEPPFRARGVGRALLDRALADAREQGHKLILLVGDEPYYSRVGFKKIPKGRVTMPGPVDAHRLLVMELADGAFDGVSGPIRPDWSKARTA; encoded by the coding sequence ATGACCGATCTGTCCCTGACCATCCTTCCCGAAAGCCCGAACCACGCCCAGCTGATCGAGCGGCTGCACGAGCGCACCTTCGGGCCGGGCCGCTTTGTTCTCAGCGCCTACCGGCTCCGCGAGCACATCGACCATATCAATGCGCTGTCGTTCACCGCCTGGATCGGGACGCTGCTGGTCGGGTCGGTGCGGCAATTGCCGATCCTGGTCGGCGATACCCCGGCGCTGCTGCTCGGCCCGCTGACGGTGGAGCCGCCGTTCCGCGCGCGCGGCGTCGGCCGTGCGCTGCTCGACCGCGCGCTGGCGGACGCCCGGGAACAGGGCCACAAGCTGATTCTGCTGGTCGGTGACGAGCCGTATTACAGCCGGGTCGGGTTCAAGAAGATTCCGAAGGGGCGGGTGACGATGCCCGGCCCGGTCGACGCCCACCGGCTGCTGGTGATGGAACTGGCCGACGGCGCGTTCGACGGCGTCAGCGGTCCGATCCGCCCGGACTGGAGCAAGGCGCGGACCGCTTAG
- a CDS encoding mechanosensitive ion channel family protein, producing the protein MFRSLLLVWAILGTSVAFAQIPAPNGNGNGSPPAKAEEKPADPLGRDTPAGMVTGFIDAAAEQNYDKAAQYLDLSQEKGAWGPSVAQQLQRILDQGGYVFSRLRLSADAAGDQDDGLAPDQDKFGAVRTDHGSVDLIAQRVDGKDGVKIWLVSARTVGELPALSRTVTSSLVDRILPYALRDEYRLAGVPAGHWLAVIVLAVLTFSIVWAITAAILWVVFRFRGPESRISRVLSASALPIRLFFTAMLLRIALVLTGVAIVARQHMSGATELLGWIALSWIVWRVVDALAEFAIARMTLRGRLSMLSAVTFIRRSVKFALIAFAAIAGLNALGYNVTAGLAALGIGGIAIALGAQKTIEHLVGSLTLVTDQPMRVGDFCKFGETMGTIEDIGMRSTRIRTLDRTLVTVPNGALAAVQIENFSRRDKFWYHPILDLRYETTPDQMRGLIAAIREMLLEHPKVDNDPARVRLLGFGSNSLRVEIFAYIHAVSMDEFLEVQEDLTLRLMELVEAAGTGFAFASQTVYFARDKAPSSGRSPALAPADHPDGDSAASQHRAGAAART; encoded by the coding sequence ATGTTTCGATCGCTGCTTCTTGTTTGGGCAATATTGGGAACGAGCGTCGCGTTTGCGCAGATCCCGGCACCGAACGGGAACGGCAACGGCAGTCCTCCCGCCAAGGCGGAGGAGAAGCCCGCCGATCCGCTCGGCCGCGATACGCCGGCCGGTATGGTCACCGGCTTTATCGATGCCGCCGCCGAGCAGAATTATGACAAGGCCGCGCAATATCTCGATCTCAGCCAGGAGAAGGGCGCCTGGGGGCCGAGCGTCGCGCAGCAGCTGCAGCGCATTCTCGACCAGGGCGGCTACGTGTTTTCGCGGTTGCGGCTGAGTGCGGATGCCGCCGGTGACCAGGACGACGGACTTGCGCCGGATCAGGACAAGTTCGGTGCCGTGCGCACCGATCACGGCAGCGTCGATCTGATCGCGCAGCGGGTCGACGGCAAGGACGGCGTCAAGATTTGGCTGGTGTCGGCGCGGACGGTCGGTGAGCTGCCGGCGCTGTCGCGCACGGTGACGTCGAGCCTGGTCGACAGGATCCTGCCCTATGCGCTCCGCGACGAATACCGGCTCGCCGGCGTTCCGGCGGGCCACTGGCTGGCCGTCATCGTGCTCGCGGTGCTGACATTTTCGATCGTGTGGGCGATCACCGCCGCGATCCTCTGGGTGGTCTTCCGCTTTCGCGGCCCGGAGTCCCGCATCAGTCGCGTGCTGAGCGCCTCGGCGCTGCCGATCCGGCTGTTCTTCACCGCGATGTTGCTGCGCATCGCGCTGGTGCTGACCGGCGTGGCGATCGTCGCGCGCCAGCACATGTCCGGCGCCACCGAACTGCTCGGCTGGATCGCGCTGTCCTGGATCGTCTGGCGGGTGGTCGACGCGCTGGCCGAATTCGCCATCGCCCGGATGACGCTGCGCGGCCGGCTGTCGATGCTGTCGGCGGTGACCTTCATCCGGCGCAGCGTCAAGTTCGCGCTGATCGCTTTCGCGGCGATCGCCGGGCTCAACGCGCTGGGCTACAATGTCACCGCGGGTCTCGCCGCTCTGGGCATCGGCGGTATCGCGATCGCGCTCGGCGCGCAGAAGACCATCGAACATCTGGTCGGCAGCCTGACTCTGGTGACCGATCAGCCGATGCGGGTGGGCGATTTCTGCAAATTCGGCGAGACGATGGGCACGATCGAGGACATCGGCATGCGCTCGACCCGGATTCGGACCCTCGACCGCACCCTGGTCACCGTGCCGAACGGCGCGCTGGCCGCGGTGCAGATCGAGAACTTCAGCCGCCGGGACAAGTTCTGGTACCACCCGATTCTGGACCTGCGCTACGAGACCACGCCGGACCAGATGCGCGGCCTGATCGCGGCGATCCGCGAGATGCTGCTGGAGCATCCGAAGGTCGACAACGACCCGGCGCGGGTGCGGCTGCTCGGCTTCGGGTCGAATTCGCTGCGGGTCGAAATCTTCGCCTACATCCACGCCGTGAGCATGGATGAGTTCCTGGAAGTGCAGGAAGATCTGACTCTGAGGCTGATGGAATTGGTCGAGGCGGCGGGGACCGGCTTCGCCTTCGCGTCGCAGACCGTCTATTTCGCGCGGGACAAAGCTCCGTCGTCGGGCCGCTCGCCGGCTCTCGCGCCGGCGGACCACCCGGACGGCGATAGCGCCGCGTCGCAGCATCGCGCGGGCGCCGCTGCTCGCACCTGA